A window of Clostridium sp. 'White wine YQ' contains these coding sequences:
- a CDS encoding GNAT family N-acetyltransferase, which yields MEERGSLIKKLDIKDYEEIYEMWNRIPGIGLSDADSKGAISCYLERNPNLSYVYFIDDRIVGTILCGHDGRRGYIHHACVLPEHQGNGIGKALVNKALDELKKQGINKCHLFALGDNELGKEFWSKVGWTKRNDIVTFSKNI from the coding sequence ATGGAGGAGAGGGGCAGTTTAATTAAAAAACTTGATATAAAGGATTATGAAGAAATATATGAAATGTGGAATAGAATTCCTGGAATTGGGCTAAGTGATGCGGATTCTAAAGGTGCTATATCCTGTTATCTTGAGAGAAATCCTAATTTATCATATGTATATTTTATTGATGATAGAATAGTAGGTACTATACTTTGCGGTCATGATGGAAGAAGGGGATATATTCATCATGCCTGTGTATTACCTGAACATCAAGGGAATGGTATAGGTAAGGCTTTGGTTAATAAGGCACTTGATGAACTTAAAAAACAAGGAATAAATAAGTGTCATCTCTTTGCATTAGGGGATAATGAATTAGGAAAAGAATTCTGGAGTAAAGTAGGTTGGACAAAAAGAAATGATATAGTTACATTTTCCAAAAATATTTAA
- a CDS encoding aspartate ammonia-lyase: MKTRIEYDSIGNMKVPADAYYGIQTLRANNNFKITNKTIHPLFIVSLAQIKKAAAITNRDSKKLEKNIANAIINACDEIIEGKLHNQFIVDPIQGGAGTSANMNANEVIANRAIEILGGEKGNYSVVHPNDHVNMAQSTNDVFPSAGKLTVLKMLPKAILELQRLYEATKLKAIEFDSVIKMGRTQLQDAVPIRLGQSFNAYASMIKRDIDRLNKVKEEMLILNIGATAIGTSVNASSEYLNNIIKNLQIVTGVKVFQAEDLIDATQNLDGFVTISGTLKSCAVNLSKMSNDLRLLSSGPKTGLGEINLPAKQNGSSIMPGKINPVIPEVVSQVAYNIIGNDFTITMAAEAGQLELNAFEPVLFYNLFESIETLQNATITFIDNCISGITANKERCEELLNNSVGIVTALCPYVGYKKASELAKEALITGMPIKEIIMAKGVLTSEQLKEVLNPFTMTEVERTSSVKVNKHAV; encoded by the coding sequence ATGAAGACAAGAATAGAATATGATTCCATAGGAAATATGAAAGTTCCGGCTGATGCATATTATGGAATCCAGACACTTAGAGCAAATAATAATTTTAAGATTACTAATAAAACAATTCATCCGTTATTTATAGTTAGTTTAGCCCAAATTAAAAAAGCCGCAGCTATTACAAATAGAGATTCAAAAAAATTAGAGAAAAATATAGCAAATGCAATTATAAATGCTTGCGACGAAATTATTGAAGGGAAACTTCATAATCAGTTTATTGTAGATCCTATCCAAGGAGGGGCTGGTACTTCTGCAAATATGAATGCAAATGAAGTTATTGCAAATAGAGCTATAGAGATACTTGGAGGAGAAAAAGGAAATTATAGTGTTGTGCATCCAAATGATCATGTTAATATGGCCCAGTCTACAAATGATGTATTTCCATCGGCAGGAAAGCTTACAGTATTGAAGATGTTGCCTAAAGCTATTTTAGAGCTTCAACGTTTGTATGAAGCGACTAAATTAAAAGCTATAGAATTTGATAGTGTAATAAAGATGGGTAGAACTCAGCTTCAAGATGCCGTGCCAATAAGATTAGGACAATCATTTAATGCTTATGCTTCAATGATAAAACGTGATATTGATAGATTAAATAAAGTAAAAGAAGAGATGCTTATATTAAATATTGGAGCCACTGCAATTGGAACTTCAGTTAACGCAAGTTCTGAATATCTAAATAATATAATTAAGAATCTACAGATAGTAACAGGAGTAAAAGTATTCCAAGCAGAGGATTTAATCGACGCAACACAGAATTTAGACGGGTTTGTAACTATATCAGGAACCTTAAAAAGTTGTGCAGTTAACTTATCTAAGATGTCAAATGATTTAAGACTACTTTCAAGTGGTCCTAAAACAGGCTTAGGTGAAATTAACTTGCCAGCCAAACAAAATGGTTCATCAATAATGCCAGGTAAGATAAACCCAGTAATACCAGAGGTAGTTTCACAGGTAGCTTATAATATAATAGGTAATGACTTTACTATTACAATGGCTGCAGAGGCAGGACAGCTAGAATTAAATGCATTTGAACCTGTACTATTTTATAACTTATTTGAATCGATTGAAACTTTACAAAATGCAACAATAACTTTTATCGATAACTGTATCAGCGGAATAACTGCGAATAAAGAGAGATGTGAAGAATTGCTTAATAATAGTGTTGGAATAGTAACTGCTCTTTGTCCATATGTTGGATATAAAAAAGCATCAGAGCTTGCAAAGGAAGCCCTAATTACAGGAATGCCTATTAAAGAAATAATAATGGCTAAAGGAGTTTTAACATCTGAACAATTAAAAGAAGTATTAAATCCATTTACTATGACAGAAGTAGAAAGAACATCAAGTGTTAAAGTTAATAAGCACGCAGTGTAA
- a CDS encoding class I SAM-dependent methyltransferase: MHVNNKAIKFDKMVREREDDELGLFEKYDEILSEIRNKITNSKAKKVLDIGCGTGNLCGDLSDDIYILGLDQSLEMISLAKKKYANMDFKIGSFLDKPFVEHDFDIVVTTYAFHSLNDEEKKEAINNMLGFLKDNGKIIIVDFMFKNDLEKEARKKELLDKKREDLWEVIDYKYYTNVEEFKKYIQDLGYKFKCEHKVNFTWIVKIEKK, translated from the coding sequence ATGCACGTTAATAATAAAGCAATTAAGTTTGATAAGATGGTAAGAGAACGCGAAGATGATGAACTTGGCTTATTTGAGAAATATGATGAAATTCTATCTGAAATAAGAAATAAAATCACTAATTCTAAAGCAAAAAAGGTATTAGATATAGGTTGTGGAACGGGAAATTTATGTGGGGATTTAAGTGATGACATTTACATATTAGGGCTTGATCAGAGCTTAGAAATGATTTCACTTGCAAAAAAGAAATATGCAAACATGGACTTTAAAATAGGAAGTTTTCTAGACAAGCCATTTGTAGAACATGATTTTGATATTGTTGTAACTACATATGCCTTTCATAGTCTAAATGATGAAGAGAAGAAAGAAGCAATTAATAATATGTTAGGATTCCTAAAAGATAATGGAAAAATTATTATTGTTGATTTTATGTTTAAAAATGATTTGGAAAAAGAGGCACGTAAGAAAGAATTATTAGATAAGAAAAGAGAGGACCTATGGGAAGTTATAGATTATAAATACTATACAAATGTTGAAGAATTTAAAAAATATATTCAAGATTTAGGATATAAATTTAAGTGTGAGCATAAAGTGAATTTCACTTGGATTGTAAAAATTGAGAAAAAATAA
- a CDS encoding Lrp/AsnC family transcriptional regulator yields the protein MDEIDLKLIELLQENARYSLKHLANEVFLSTPAVSARIFKLEEAGIITGYSAQLDPLKLGYNIKAFINLEMSPKQKPEFYPFIASCPNVLECNCVTGKYSMLIKVAYHTTLELDSFIGDLQKYGHTETQIVFSTPVEHRGIDISNIR from the coding sequence ATGGATGAAATAGATTTAAAACTAATAGAACTTTTACAAGAAAATGCACGTTATTCACTTAAACATTTAGCTAACGAGGTGTTTTTATCGACACCAGCAGTATCAGCACGTATTTTTAAACTTGAGGAGGCTGGAATAATAACTGGTTACTCAGCACAATTAGACCCATTAAAATTAGGGTATAATATTAAGGCCTTTATTAATTTAGAAATGTCTCCAAAACAAAAACCTGAATTCTACCCATTTATTGCTTCGTGCCCAAATGTCCTTGAGTGTAATTGTGTAACAGGCAAATATTCTATGCTCATCAAGGTAGCTTATCATACAACATTAGAGTTAGATTCTTTTATTGGTGATTTACAAAAGTATGGACATACTGAAACTCAAATTGTTTTCTCAACACCTGTTGAACATAGAGGTATAGATATTTCTAATATTAGATAA
- a CDS encoding ABC transporter ATP-binding protein, producing the protein MKNNIMLLNWMFSFTKEFRLRWIFSRIAPLIFNFSEKLFEALSFKQLFQCFISKDIKDLYLTVVFYIIAMLVDTIGKSLTSYCNTYSNALLKATVKGEFIQKSCYLKIEEDDEHSGRKLSRLNQDVDTACDVLNSSVDNVLIPLIQGLSYLILVFTVSPQIGLFYVVTLIPICFLNFIFTERFHKVGQKIQSRLAILNEKFQDTLVSAMVVKLFMLENIMEKQIENLSSQVLEAKKEEQVLRFKYMSIVNIFSHAFSTFPIILGCYLVTLGIIALPNVMFVSRYTYAIRFLANSLITSATDVPKQISGIERIYEVFSKKDHRNDFGSLKPINGNDIMISFKNLSVNYREKNVVDNFSYNIEKGKTVALVGQSGSGKSTVIKTVMQFVTYSGSMDILGIPVKEYDLISLRKLISYVPQESMLFDCSIYENILYGNMKATKEEIIDAARRAYAHDFIMSLPNGYDTLVGEDGSRLSGGQRQRISIARAFLKNSPILLLDEATSALDLKSEGEIQRALNELMKGKTILVVAHRLSTIINADEIIVMENGKIIEMDVMKSY; encoded by the coding sequence ATGAAAAACAATATAATGCTATTAAACTGGATGTTTTCCTTCACTAAAGAATTCCGCTTAAGATGGATTTTCAGTAGGATTGCCCCACTAATTTTTAATTTTAGTGAAAAACTATTTGAAGCTCTATCTTTTAAACAACTATTTCAATGCTTCATAAGCAAGGACATAAAAGATCTTTACCTAACAGTTGTTTTTTATATAATTGCCATGCTTGTAGATACCATTGGTAAAAGTTTGACATCCTATTGCAATACCTACTCTAATGCTCTACTTAAAGCTACAGTTAAAGGTGAATTTATTCAAAAATCTTGTTACTTAAAAATAGAAGAAGATGATGAACATAGTGGAAGAAAGTTATCTCGATTAAATCAAGATGTAGATACAGCTTGCGATGTATTAAACAGTTCCGTTGATAATGTATTAATTCCACTAATACAAGGGCTTTCTTATTTAATTCTTGTATTTACTGTAAGTCCTCAAATAGGACTATTTTATGTGGTTACACTAATTCCTATTTGTTTTCTAAACTTTATTTTCACTGAAAGATTTCATAAAGTTGGGCAAAAAATACAAAGTAGACTTGCCATTCTTAATGAAAAATTTCAAGATACACTAGTTAGTGCAATGGTTGTTAAATTATTCATGCTTGAAAATATAATGGAAAAACAAATAGAAAACTTATCTTCACAGGTTTTAGAAGCAAAAAAAGAAGAACAAGTTTTAAGATTTAAATATATGTCAATTGTTAATATCTTTTCGCATGCATTTTCAACTTTCCCTATAATACTAGGATGTTATTTAGTTACATTAGGAATAATAGCCTTACCAAACGTTATGTTTGTAAGTAGATACACTTATGCAATAAGATTCTTAGCAAATAGTTTGATAACTTCTGCTACAGATGTTCCAAAGCAAATATCTGGTATTGAGCGTATATACGAAGTATTTAGTAAAAAAGACCATAGAAATGATTTTGGATCTTTAAAGCCTATTAATGGTAATGATATAATGATCTCTTTTAAAAATCTTTCTGTAAATTATAGAGAAAAAAATGTTGTAGATAATTTTAGCTATAATATTGAAAAAGGTAAAACAGTTGCATTAGTTGGACAAAGTGGTTCCGGTAAATCAACAGTAATTAAAACAGTTATGCAGTTTGTTACCTATTCTGGAAGTATGGATATATTAGGGATACCTGTTAAAGAGTATGATTTAATCTCACTTAGAAAACTAATTTCCTATGTACCTCAAGAAAGTATGCTTTTTGATTGTTCTATATATGAAAATATATTATATGGAAATATGAAAGCTACAAAAGAAGAGATTATTGATGCTGCTAGAAGAGCTTACGCTCATGATTTTATAATGTCGCTTCCTAATGGGTATGATACTCTTGTGGGAGAAGATGGTTCCAGACTATCAGGTGGTCAAAGACAAAGAATTTCAATAGCAAGAGCATTCCTCAAAAATTCACCTATACTTCTGTTAGATGAAGCTACTTCCGCTCTCGACCTTAAGTCTGAAGGGGAAATCCAGAGGGCTCTAAATGAATTAATGAAAGGGAAAACCATTTTAGTAGTTGCTCACAGACTTTCAACCATTATTAACGCTGATGAAATTATTGTTATGGAGAATGGAAAGATAATTGAAATGGATGTCATGAAGAGTTACTAA
- a CDS encoding DegV family protein translates to MVKFIVDSTCDLPEDLIIKNNISIIPLKVLIDDKDYLDKKTINVDEVYSAMRRGILPKTSQPNPKDMYDTFEECCHKGEDFIFLSFSSALSGTYKLAKTIVLELKERYPKINMEVIDSKSGSTAIGLIILEAIKFTQESGYDFNEIVGRIRRLVTHIEHVFTITDLNWLIKGGRIGKTQGVIGNILEIKPILNVNNGEMELIQKVRGKKKALHRMVDILEERAGNYKEQIIGVSHADDFETAEELVNMIKIKLGYKQFIINKIGSVLGSHLGIGGVGIFFFNEEGLDKRSN, encoded by the coding sequence GTGGTTAAATTTATTGTGGACAGCACCTGTGACTTACCAGAAGATTTGATTATAAAAAACAATATTAGCATAATACCCTTAAAAGTACTTATTGATGATAAAGACTATTTAGATAAAAAGACAATAAATGTGGATGAGGTGTATTCCGCAATGAGAAGAGGAATTTTACCTAAAACATCTCAACCTAATCCAAAAGATATGTATGATACTTTTGAAGAATGCTGCCATAAAGGTGAGGATTTTATATTTTTATCTTTTTCCTCAGCACTTTCTGGAACATATAAATTAGCTAAAACTATAGTTCTAGAATTAAAGGAGAGATACCCCAAAATAAACATGGAAGTTATTGATTCTAAAAGTGGTTCGACAGCCATTGGATTAATCATTCTTGAAGCTATAAAATTCACTCAAGAAAGTGGCTATGATTTTAATGAAATAGTAGGGAGGATAAGGAGGCTAGTTACTCACATAGAACATGTTTTTACCATTACGGATCTAAATTGGCTAATTAAAGGGGGGCGTATTGGCAAAACACAAGGAGTTATTGGTAATATTTTAGAAATAAAACCTATTTTGAATGTAAATAATGGTGAAATGGAGCTAATTCAAAAGGTTAGGGGAAAGAAGAAAGCACTACATAGAATGGTGGATATTTTGGAAGAACGGGCTGGCAACTATAAAGAACAAATTATAGGCGTGAGTCATGCAGACGATTTTGAAACTGCAGAAGAACTTGTAAATATGATAAAAATAAAATTAGGATATAAACAATTTATAATTAATAAGATAGGAAGTGTATTAGGAAGCCATTTAGGTATAGGTGGAGTAGGAATATTTTTCTTTAATGAAGAAGGATTAGATAAAAGAAGTAATTAA